One Miscanthus floridulus cultivar M001 chromosome 11, ASM1932011v1, whole genome shotgun sequence DNA window includes the following coding sequences:
- the LOC136490638 gene encoding uncharacterized protein has translation MEVRSRKICHRRMFNGCQTDSYKHFQKFEIPVRCSARRSQLATASKMIHHGLRNLSPSINHPSQACASISNTFPRNTRATIELNARAIRGYEEAAARRNARSKKLRLAMADTPSTSPKAAAAAEPGSTSTPLLRRRGSYARSMSHSRDELSSFRSGLRWMCVDHSDAGASPAVSWLVFAALGVAVPAAAHAATPRRAYDTQVQVSLTLSAALAYATLYSLVRRRGLRRLLYLDRLRHDSQDVRAGYIVQLAGSFRLLACFVLPCFLADAAYKVFWYCANAPFPLWWSAAACALEMASWMYRTAMFFMACVLFRTICYLQILRMTGFARDFGQCADVAAVLRQHRRIRVQLQRISHRYRRFILYSLILVTASQFTALLAATRPHAQVNFVTAGELALCSVSLVTGLLVCLHSAAKITHKTQAITSVAAAWHADATINSLDRDQENPRTPSKACLQQHAPTSPFPMANASSGEESDDDEWRSEDSVDTSRFTSFHATNVSFQKRQALVTYLENNRAGITVFGFVVDRTWLHALFMIEFSLVMWLLGKTIGIS, from the exons ATGGAAGTTAGATCAAGAAAAATATGTCATAGGCGTATGTTCAACGGATGCCAAACTGACAGCTACAAACATTTCCAAAAATTTGAGATTCCAGTCAGGTGCTCAGCTCGTCGATCGCAGCTAGCAACAGCCAGCAAGATGATTCATCATGGCTTACGAAATCTCTCGCCCTCCATAAATCATCCATCACAGGCATGCGCTAGCATTAGCAATACCTTCCCCCGAAACACCAGGGCGACCATCGAATTAAACGCGAGAGCCATTCGAGGATACGAGGAGGCTGCGGCAAGAAGGAACGCGAGGTCCAAGAAATTGCGGCTAGCGATGGCGGACACGCCGTCGACGTCGCCGAAGGCGGCCGCCGCTGCGGAACCGGGGTCCACGTCGACgccgctgctgcggcggcggggcTCGTACGCGCGGTCCATGTCGCACTCGCGCGACGAGCTCAGCAGCTTCCGCTCCGGCCTGCGGTGGATGTGCGTCGACCACTCGGACGCCGGCGCCAGCCCCGCGGTCTCCTGGCTCGTCTTCGCCGCGCTCGGCGTGGCCGTACCGGCCGCCGCGCACGCGGCCACGCCGCGGCGCGCCTACGACACGCAGGTGCAGGTGTCGCTCACGCTCTCCGCCGCGCTCGCCTACGCCACCCTCTACTCCCTCGTCCGGCGCCGAGGCTTGCGCCGGCTGCTCTACCTGGACCGCCTCCGCCACGACTCCCAGGACGTCCGCGCCGGGTACATCGTCCAGCTCGCCGGGTCCTTCCGCCTCCTCGCCTGCTTTGTGCTCCCCTGCTTCCTGGCCGACGCCGCGTACAAGGTCTTCTGGTACTGCGCCAACGCCCCCTTCCCGCTCTGGTGGTCGGCCGCGGCGTGCGCGCTGGAGATGGCGTCGTGGATGTACCGCACCGCCATGTTCTTCATGGCGTGCGTGCTGTTCCGCACCATCTGCTACCTGCAGATCCTTCGCATGACGGGGTTCGCTCGGGACTTCGGCCAGTGCGCCGACGTCGCCGCCGTGCTGAGGCAGCACCGACGCATACGCGTCCAGCTGCAGCGGATCAGCCACCGCTACCGAAGGTTCATACTCTACTCCCTCATCCTCGTCACCGCCAGCCAGTTCACTGCGCTTCTCGCCGCCACCAGACCCCACGCGCAAGTCAACTtcgtcaccgccggcgagctcgcG CTCTGCTCCGTGAGCCTCGTCACGGGCCTGCTCGTCTGCCTCCACAGCGCGGCCAAGATCACGCACAAGACGCAGGCGATCACCAGCGTCGCCGCGGCGTGGCACGCCGACGCCACCATCAACAGCCTGGACCGTGACCAGGAGAACCCCAGGACGCCCAGCAAGGCGTGCCTGCAGCAGCACGCGCCCACGAGCCCCTTCCCGATGGCGAACGCGTCGTCCGGCGAAGAGTCCGATGACGACGAGTGGCGGAGCGAGGACAGCGTGGACACCTCAAGGTTCACGTCTTTCCACGCCACCAACGTCTCCTTCCAGAAGAGGCAGGCGCTAG TGACGTACTTGGAGAACAACCGGGCGGGGATCACGGTGTTCGGTTTCGTCGTCGACCGGACATGGCTGCACGCGCTGTTTATGATCGAGTTCTCGCTGGTAATGTGGCTGCTAGGGAAGACGATCGGCATATCTTGA
- the LOC136490649 gene encoding 5-formyltetrahydrofolate cyclo-ligase, mitochondrial-like, translating to MEASASAEGGGGSAATRSSPAAVHATNDDAAASEDLAIQTTILDSAWFKASKRLCAYISYQQLREVDTSKILEGCLSSNPGQEELAKDLYVPRVEDKNSNMWMLKITTMDDLVKNSMNILEPSPVDATGNDREDVLSSSSPVDLLLLPGMSSIIYFINAPSHELG from the exons ATGGAGGCGTCAGCTTCGGCAGAAGGTGGGGGAGGCAGCGCCGCCACGCGGAGCAGCCCGGCGGCCGTGCACGCCACCAACGACGACGCCGCGGCCAGCGAAG ATCTGGCTATTCAAACTACAATCTTAGATTCCGCTTGGTTCAAAGCAAGCAAACGGTTGTGTGCTTATATAAGCTATCAGCAGTTGCGAGAAGTCGATACATCAAAAATACTAGAAGGGTGTCTATCATCGAATCCTG GACAAGAGGAACTGGCAAAGGATCTTTATGTTCCTCGAGTGGAGGATAAGAACAGTAATATGTGGATGCTCAAAATCACCACCATGGATGATTTAGTTAAGAATTCAATGAACATTCTGGAACCATCACCTGTGGATGCTACCGGGAATGATCGTGAAGATG TATTGTCATCATCTTCCCCTGTTGATCTTTTGTTATTGCCTGGTATGTCCTCTATCATTTACTTCATAAATGCTCCGTCACATGAACTGGGGTAG